A genomic segment from Blastococcus sp. PRF04-17 encodes:
- a CDS encoding CDP-alcohol phosphatidyltransferase family protein, producing MTTTSLRPAEAPVQTIADTIRRLSAAQKGAKGAPAYSRFVNRKLGRVLAALAYHARLTPNAVTGISATFTATAIALLALVPPSWGMGAAVTACLVVGYAFDAADGQLARLRGGGSPAGEWLDHMVDAAKTSSLHLAVLIGLYRFETVERGPLLLIPLGYCVVGAVLFFGTMLNEALRERHGAVTRAARTSERPSVLRSLVVVPTDYGLLCWVFLLLGAPMVFISVYGFLFAATAGYLVLACLKWFREIGRLPR from the coding sequence ATGACCACGACCAGCCTGCGACCGGCAGAGGCGCCGGTGCAGACCATCGCGGACACCATCCGCCGGCTCTCGGCGGCGCAGAAGGGTGCCAAGGGCGCGCCGGCCTACTCCCGGTTCGTCAACCGCAAGCTGGGCCGGGTCCTCGCGGCCCTGGCCTACCACGCCCGGCTCACCCCGAACGCCGTCACGGGCATCAGCGCGACCTTCACCGCCACGGCGATCGCGCTGCTGGCGCTCGTGCCTCCGTCGTGGGGGATGGGCGCCGCGGTGACCGCGTGCCTGGTCGTCGGCTACGCCTTCGACGCGGCCGACGGCCAGCTGGCCCGGCTGCGTGGTGGCGGGTCGCCCGCCGGCGAGTGGCTCGACCACATGGTCGACGCCGCCAAGACCTCGAGCCTGCACCTGGCCGTGCTCATCGGCCTGTACCGCTTCGAGACCGTCGAGCGCGGTCCGCTGCTGCTGATCCCGCTGGGGTACTGCGTCGTCGGCGCGGTCCTCTTCTTCGGCACGATGCTCAACGAGGCCCTGCGCGAGCGCCACGGCGCGGTCACCCGCGCCGCCCGCACCAGCGAGCGCCCGAGCGTTCTCCGGTCCCTCGTCGTCGTCCCCACGGACTACGGACTGCTGTGCTGGGTCTTCCTCCTCCTCGGCGCCCCCATGGTCTTCATCTCGGTCTACGGATTCCTCTTCGCCGCCACCGCCGGCTACCTGGTGCTGGCCTGCCTGAAGTGGTTCCGCGAGATCGGCCGGCTGCCCCGATGA
- a CDS encoding sugar transferase — translation MNDRTVALDGTAAAGAAAPTGPRPLTRRSAPRWIRSYSAALVAFETVSAAVAAGAVLLARGTYLDVSTPLLWGALGLVVAWPALLGATGAYSERVYGTGSDEYRRVGRAGFLLLAFASFLSYAAQLDLSRILVVVAIPALTLVTLLGRYAARIQLRRLRSAGRCTKRVVVVGRGGAVLELVERLQRERYAGLDVVAACVTPADRVRVTQGAGVPVGGLDDVLSLAAEVDADTIAVTSASETAAQYLRQLSWQLEGTGIELLVAPGLIEVAGPRLHIRPFEGLPLLSVEQPCFEGWRRVIKGGFDRAVAAVVLVLLAPVLAGIAIAVKLTSPGPVLYRQERIGLNGSSFTMLKFRSMIADADRRLEDLRGDNISDGLLFKMRSDPRVTPVGRLLRRLSLDELPQLFNVVRGTMSLVGPRPPLPGEVARYDNQVSRRLLVKPGLTGLWQISGRSDLSWEESVRLDLRYVENWSLALDMLILWKTGRAVLSRSGAY, via the coding sequence GTGAACGACCGAACGGTCGCACTGGATGGGACGGCGGCCGCCGGAGCGGCTGCCCCCACCGGCCCCCGGCCTCTGACCCGCCGCTCCGCGCCGCGCTGGATCCGCTCCTACTCCGCCGCGCTGGTCGCCTTCGAGACGGTGTCGGCCGCTGTCGCCGCCGGCGCCGTGCTGCTGGCCCGCGGCACCTACCTCGACGTCTCGACCCCGCTGCTGTGGGGTGCGCTCGGCCTCGTCGTCGCGTGGCCCGCTCTGCTGGGGGCCACCGGCGCCTACTCCGAGCGCGTCTACGGCACCGGCAGCGACGAGTACCGCCGCGTCGGCCGCGCCGGCTTCCTGCTCCTCGCCTTCGCCAGCTTCCTGTCCTACGCCGCGCAGCTCGACCTCAGCCGCATCCTCGTGGTCGTCGCCATCCCGGCGCTCACCCTGGTGACGCTGCTCGGGCGCTACGCCGCCCGCATCCAGCTCCGTCGCCTCCGGTCGGCGGGCCGGTGCACCAAGCGCGTCGTCGTCGTCGGACGTGGCGGCGCCGTCCTGGAGCTGGTGGAGCGGCTGCAGCGGGAGCGCTACGCGGGTCTCGACGTCGTCGCTGCGTGCGTGACCCCGGCCGACCGCGTTCGCGTGACCCAGGGGGCCGGCGTGCCGGTCGGCGGTCTGGACGACGTCCTGTCGCTGGCCGCCGAGGTCGACGCCGACACCATCGCCGTGACCTCCGCCAGCGAGACGGCCGCCCAGTACCTGCGGCAGCTGTCCTGGCAGCTCGAGGGCACCGGCATCGAGCTGCTGGTCGCGCCGGGTCTGATCGAGGTCGCCGGCCCGCGCCTGCACATCCGTCCCTTCGAGGGGCTGCCCCTGCTCTCGGTCGAGCAGCCGTGCTTCGAGGGCTGGCGCCGGGTCATCAAGGGCGGCTTCGATCGCGCCGTCGCCGCCGTCGTCCTGGTGCTGCTGGCTCCGGTTCTCGCCGGCATCGCGATCGCCGTGAAGCTGACCAGCCCCGGCCCGGTGCTCTACCGCCAGGAGCGGATCGGCCTGAACGGCAGCTCGTTCACCATGCTGAAGTTCCGCAGCATGATCGCCGACGCCGATCGCCGGCTCGAGGACCTGCGCGGTGACAACATCTCCGACGGACTGCTGTTCAAGATGCGCTCCGACCCGCGGGTCACCCCGGTGGGCCGGCTGCTGCGCCGCCTGTCCCTCGACGAGCTGCCGCAGCTGTTCAACGTCGTGCGCGGCACGATGTCGCTGGTCGGCCCGCGGCCGCCGCTGCCGGGCGAGGTCGCCCGGTACGACAACCAGGTGAGCCGGCGGCTGCTGGTGAAGCCCGGTCTGACCGGCCTGTGGCAGATCTCGGGCCGCAGCGACCTGTCGTGGGAGGAGTCGGTCCGCCTGGACCTGCGCTACGTCGAGAACTGGTCGCTGGCCCTCGACATGCTCATCCTCTGGAAGACCGGCCGCGCGGTCCTGTCCCGGTCCGGGGCCTACTGA
- a CDS encoding 50S ribosomal protein L25/general stress protein Ctc, with translation MADFRLEAQTRTEFGKGSARRTRREGRIPAVLYGHGQDVVHLSLPAREFAAALRNGGSNALLTVVLDGKEQLALTKAVQRDPLKRTHEHVDLVIVRRGEKVTVDVPVVVVGETGPDTLVSIELNTVSVQVAATSIPESIEVDVTGRGVGEGFTAGDLTLPRGATLLTDAEALVVNLMAAPTAEALEAELEEAEAEAGIEREESGEAADGAGEGDVVPEPQDQGSGESMDSAEKSADNG, from the coding sequence GTGGCCGACTTCCGCCTCGAAGCCCAGACCCGCACCGAGTTCGGCAAGGGCAGCGCCCGCCGCACCCGCCGCGAGGGTCGCATCCCCGCCGTCCTCTACGGCCACGGCCAGGACGTCGTCCACCTGTCGCTGCCGGCCCGCGAGTTCGCCGCCGCCCTGCGCAACGGGGGCAGCAACGCCCTGCTGACCGTCGTCCTCGACGGCAAGGAGCAGCTGGCCCTGACCAAGGCCGTGCAGCGCGACCCGCTCAAGCGCACCCACGAGCACGTCGACCTGGTCATCGTCCGCCGCGGCGAGAAGGTCACCGTCGACGTGCCGGTCGTCGTGGTCGGCGAGACCGGCCCCGACACGCTGGTCAGCATCGAGCTGAACACCGTCTCGGTGCAGGTGGCCGCCACGAGCATCCCCGAGTCGATCGAGGTCGACGTGACCGGCCGCGGCGTCGGCGAGGGTTTCACCGCCGGAGACCTCACGCTGCCGCGCGGTGCCACCCTGCTCACCGACGCCGAGGCGCTGGTCGTCAACCTGATGGCCGCCCCGACCGCCGAGGCGCTGGAGGCCGAGCTGGAGGAGGCCGAGGCCGAGGCCGGCATCGAGCGCGAGGAGTCCGGCGAGGCGGCCGACGGCGCCGGCGAGGGCGACGTCGTGCCCGAGCCCCAGGACCAGGGCAGTGGCGAGTCCATGGACTCCGCCGAGAAGTCCGCGGACAACGGCTGA
- a CDS encoding DUF1972 domain-containing protein, which translates to MPARYGGFETAVEEVGRRLVTRGHDVVVYCRSTPGQADGPDEHLGMRLVHLPAARRRSLETLSHTALSVGHLLGHRTDAAIVFNAANAPLLPLMRLARIPVATHVDGLEWKRAKWGPVGRRYYRMAECMAVRWSDALIADAVGIADYYQREFDAPTTLLTYGAPLIAPGSDRLAELGLEPGGYHLVVARFEPENHVDVIVDGYRRSGARKPLVVVGSAPYSDEYTGRVRALADHRVRFLGGSGTSDSSISCTPTPTPTCTATRWAVPIPPSSALSVRERRCWPTTSTSTARWSRIRATSSPTLRTSPPW; encoded by the coding sequence GTGCCGGCCCGGTACGGCGGCTTCGAGACCGCCGTCGAGGAGGTGGGCCGCCGATTGGTCACCCGCGGGCACGACGTGGTCGTCTACTGCCGGTCGACGCCCGGTCAGGCCGACGGGCCCGACGAGCACCTGGGCATGCGGCTGGTGCACCTGCCGGCCGCTCGCCGCCGCTCGTTGGAAACGCTCAGCCACACGGCACTGTCGGTGGGGCACCTGCTCGGCCATCGCACGGACGCCGCCATCGTCTTCAACGCGGCGAACGCGCCGCTGCTGCCGCTGATGCGGCTGGCTCGCATCCCGGTCGCCACGCACGTGGACGGGCTGGAGTGGAAGCGGGCCAAGTGGGGCCCGGTCGGCCGGCGGTACTACCGGATGGCCGAGTGCATGGCGGTCCGTTGGTCCGACGCCCTGATCGCCGACGCCGTGGGCATCGCCGACTACTACCAGCGCGAGTTCGACGCGCCCACGACCCTGCTCACCTACGGCGCGCCGCTTATCGCGCCCGGGTCGGACCGGCTCGCCGAGCTCGGCCTCGAGCCCGGTGGCTACCACCTGGTCGTCGCCCGCTTCGAGCCGGAGAACCACGTCGACGTCATCGTCGACGGTTACCGGCGCAGCGGCGCGCGCAAGCCGCTGGTCGTGGTCGGCTCGGCTCCGTACTCGGACGAGTACACCGGCCGGGTGCGCGCCCTGGCCGACCACCGCGTGCGCTTCCTCGGGGGGTCTGGGACCAGCGACAGCTCGATCAGCTGTACGCCAACGCCTACACCTACCTGCACGGCCACTCGGTGGGCGGTACCAATCCCTCCCTCCTCCGCGCTATCGGTGCGGGAACGGCGGTGCTGGCCTACGACGTCGACTTCAACCGCGAGGTGGTCGAGGATTCGGGCCACTTCTTCACCGACGCTGCGGACGTCGCCGCCCTGGTGA
- a CDS encoding PKD domain-containing protein — protein MNRGDMGPRADSPLTRFCALAASQLLIAGMLALLAPEGARADSAPPQAGPANPTTVSADALPTVQINGVAWDQVAIGNTVYVVGSFTRARPAGAAAGQQESVRNHILAYDITTGALVTSFAPSLNAQALSITASPDGSRLYVGGDFTTVNGSVRNRVAALTPAGALVDTFRPSVNSQVRALAATNSTLYMGGSITAVGGVSRNRLAAVSTANGALLPWAPQPGVGPTSGNRDGNTNTSNAVMALVVTGGGNQVVAAGRFDSMNGVKATGVAALDPVSGANRPFAINQLITNQGVNSAIYSLSTDGTTVYGSGYDYYGPGNVEGNFAATADGGNLIVINDCRGDTYDTYPMHGALYVASHTHNCDSIGGQIEQNPRVEKRGTAYTTTPTTVVRWGTHVNWVGKPAGTQLAWNPEIASGTYTGQYQGSWSVTGNGRYVSYGGEFPRVNGRAQQGLVRFAMPDIAPNAVGPQTSGFSAAAVVSAPGVARISWRETWDYDNEHLTYRVFRDGGTTPIHTVTRASRWWNLEYGGFSDVGRTGTHSYRVSASDPFGNTVQTSSVSVTVPAGSATARPYAGVVAADGATDHWPLGEASGTTAFAGIGGNDLTVGSGVTRGSGGAISGDPNTATTFDGTSASAAAAQRLVQAPSEFSVEAWFRTTSTGGGKIVGFGNSNTGTSSVYDRHVYMDTSGRVLFGVTETNQRRVIQSGTGLNDGNWHHVVATLSNAGMMLYVDGVRVATRASTTVGPNYYGYWRVGGDSTWSGSQWFDGRIDEVAVYPTALSQSQVAGHHTAGTSGGPVNQPPSASFTATPTDLTVAVNAAASTDADGTITSYAWNWGDGSPVETTTGPSASHSYAAGGTRTITLTVRDDAGATGTTTRTVTLTAPDVPPVAQFTETVTGLDVAFDGGGSNEPGGGPLASWAWDFGDGSVRTSSGPTTSHTYAAGGTYTVTLTVTDDDGQTGTTSHPVTVSGTPGPAVLATDTFNRTVSGGLGTADVGGPWTVWQGGTRQSVSPGAASFALPGAGNNTASYLNGVSQTSAEVLTSFSVSSVATGSGTYVYVGGRFVATLQAYRVRVRLMADGRVALALSRYSDGGEAFPGGELIVPGLTYAPGTTLQARVLVTGTNPTRIAATVWREGTTEPSAPQMTWTDTTAQLQVPGGFSLMAHRPSNTTAATTVQFTSFIARVGP, from the coding sequence GTGAACCGGGGAGACATGGGACCACGTGCCGACAGCCCGCTCACCCGGTTCTGCGCACTCGCCGCGAGCCAGCTGCTGATCGCCGGGATGCTGGCGCTGCTCGCGCCCGAGGGGGCGCGCGCCGACTCCGCCCCGCCCCAGGCCGGCCCCGCCAACCCCACCACCGTGTCGGCCGATGCGCTGCCGACCGTGCAGATCAACGGCGTCGCCTGGGACCAGGTCGCCATCGGGAACACCGTGTACGTGGTCGGCTCGTTCACGCGGGCCCGCCCGGCCGGGGCGGCCGCCGGCCAGCAGGAGTCGGTGCGCAACCACATCCTGGCCTACGACATCACGACCGGCGCGCTGGTCACGTCCTTCGCGCCCAGCCTCAACGCCCAGGCGCTGTCCATCACCGCCTCTCCCGACGGCTCACGGCTCTACGTGGGCGGCGACTTCACGACCGTGAACGGCTCGGTGCGCAACCGCGTGGCGGCCCTCACGCCGGCGGGCGCCCTGGTCGACACCTTCCGCCCCAGCGTCAACTCACAGGTGCGGGCTCTCGCGGCGACCAACAGCACCCTGTACATGGGCGGCAGCATCACCGCGGTGGGCGGGGTCAGCCGGAACCGCCTGGCCGCGGTGTCGACGGCCAACGGTGCGCTGCTCCCGTGGGCTCCGCAGCCCGGCGTGGGCCCGACCAGCGGCAACCGGGACGGCAACACCAACACGAGCAACGCGGTCATGGCGCTGGTCGTGACCGGCGGCGGCAACCAGGTGGTGGCGGCCGGCCGGTTCGACTCGATGAACGGCGTCAAGGCGACCGGCGTGGCCGCGCTGGACCCGGTCAGCGGCGCCAATCGCCCGTTCGCGATCAACCAGCTGATCACCAACCAGGGCGTCAACTCCGCGATCTACAGCCTCTCGACCGACGGCACCACCGTGTACGGCAGCGGCTACGACTACTACGGCCCGGGGAACGTGGAGGGCAACTTCGCGGCGACCGCCGACGGCGGCAACCTGATCGTGATCAACGACTGCCGCGGGGACACGTACGACACCTATCCGATGCACGGCGCGCTCTACGTCGCCAGCCACACGCACAACTGCGACAGCATCGGCGGGCAGATCGAGCAGAACCCGCGGGTGGAGAAGCGCGGGACCGCCTACACCACGACGCCGACCACGGTGGTCCGCTGGGGCACCCACGTGAACTGGGTGGGCAAGCCCGCCGGCACCCAGCTCGCGTGGAACCCCGAGATCGCCTCGGGCACCTACACCGGCCAGTACCAGGGGAGCTGGAGCGTCACCGGGAACGGCCGCTACGTCTCCTACGGCGGAGAGTTCCCGCGGGTGAACGGCCGCGCCCAGCAGGGCCTGGTGCGCTTCGCGATGCCCGACATCGCGCCCAACGCCGTCGGCCCGCAGACCAGCGGCTTCAGCGCGGCCGCCGTCGTCTCCGCGCCCGGCGTCGCGCGCATCAGCTGGCGCGAGACCTGGGACTACGACAACGAACACCTGACGTACCGGGTGTTCCGCGACGGCGGCACGACGCCGATCCACACGGTGACCCGGGCGTCGCGGTGGTGGAACCTCGAGTACGGCGGCTTCTCCGACGTCGGCCGGACCGGCACCCACTCGTACCGGGTGAGCGCCAGCGATCCGTTCGGCAACACCGTCCAGACGAGCTCGGTCTCGGTCACCGTCCCGGCCGGCAGCGCGACCGCCCGGCCCTACGCCGGTGTGGTCGCCGCCGACGGCGCCACCGACCACTGGCCGCTGGGCGAGGCCTCGGGCACGACGGCGTTCGCCGGCATCGGCGGCAACGACCTCACGGTGGGCTCCGGCGTCACCCGCGGCTCGGGCGGCGCGATCAGTGGCGACCCGAACACCGCGACGACGTTCGACGGGACCTCGGCGAGCGCCGCTGCCGCCCAGCGGCTCGTGCAGGCACCCAGCGAGTTCAGCGTCGAGGCCTGGTTCCGGACGACGTCGACCGGCGGCGGCAAGATCGTCGGATTCGGCAACTCGAACACGGGGACGAGCAGCGTCTACGACCGGCACGTCTACATGGACACCTCGGGGCGGGTCCTGTTCGGGGTCACCGAGACCAACCAGCGCCGGGTCATCCAGAGCGGAACCGGCCTCAACGACGGCAACTGGCACCATGTCGTGGCCACGTTGAGCAACGCCGGGATGATGCTCTACGTCGACGGCGTCCGGGTGGCCACCCGGGCCAGCACCACCGTGGGGCCGAACTACTACGGCTACTGGCGCGTCGGCGGGGACTCCACGTGGAGCGGCTCGCAGTGGTTCGACGGCCGGATCGACGAGGTCGCCGTCTACCCGACGGCGCTCAGCCAGAGCCAGGTCGCCGGCCACCACACCGCCGGCACCAGCGGCGGGCCGGTCAACCAGCCGCCGTCGGCCTCGTTCACCGCGACGCCGACGGATCTGACCGTCGCCGTGAACGCCGCCGCGTCGACCGATGCCGACGGCACCATCACCAGCTACGCGTGGAACTGGGGTGACGGCTCGCCGGTGGAGACCACCACGGGGCCGTCAGCGAGCCACAGCTACGCCGCCGGCGGCACCCGGACCATCACCTTGACCGTCAGGGACGACGCCGGAGCGACGGGAACGACCACCCGGACGGTCACGCTGACCGCGCCCGACGTGCCGCCGGTCGCCCAGTTCACCGAGACGGTCACCGGGCTCGACGTGGCCTTCGACGGGGGCGGGTCCAACGAGCCCGGGGGTGGTCCGCTCGCCTCGTGGGCGTGGGACTTCGGCGACGGGAGCGTCCGCACCAGCAGCGGCCCGACCACCTCGCACACCTACGCGGCCGGCGGGACCTACACCGTGACCCTCACCGTCACCGACGACGACGGGCAGACGGGTACCACCAGTCACCCCGTGACCGTCAGCGGGACGCCCGGACCCGCCGTGCTGGCCACCGACACGTTCAACCGGACGGTCAGCGGGGGCCTCGGCACGGCGGACGTGGGTGGCCCGTGGACGGTGTGGCAGGGCGGCACCCGCCAGTCCGTGTCGCCGGGTGCGGCCTCGTTCGCGCTGCCCGGAGCCGGCAACAACACGGCCTCGTACTTGAACGGAGTGTCGCAGACCAGCGCGGAGGTCCTGACGTCGTTCTCGGTCAGCTCGGTGGCCACCGGGTCGGGCACCTACGTCTACGTGGGCGGCCGGTTCGTCGCGACTCTCCAGGCCTACCGCGTCCGGGTGCGACTCATGGCCGACGGACGGGTGGCGCTGGCGCTGTCCCGCTACTCCGACGGCGGTGAGGCGTTCCCGGGTGGGGAGCTGATCGTGCCGGGGCTGACCTACGCACCAGGGACGACGCTGCAGGCGCGGGTCCTGGTCACGGGGACCAACCCCACGCGGATCGCCGCGACGGTCTGGCGCGAGGGGACGACCGAGCCGTCCGCGCCGCAGATGACGTGGACGGACACCACGGCGCAGCTGCAGGTGCCCGGTGGCTTCAGCCTCATGGCTCACCGGCCGAGCAACACGACCGCGGCCACGACGGTCCAGTTCACGTCCTTCATCGCCCGTGTGGGCCCCTGA
- a CDS encoding LamG-like jellyroll fold domain-containing protein, whose protein sequence is MTAHGTTSHRFRRAVAGLAAVLVLAGAGVAAPTAARADSAPQNPADPATPTTVTADPLPTVQINGVVWSQVVVGNTVYAAGKFTRARPAGAAPGTQETVRNNLLAYDIRTGELITSFAPSLNAQALVVTASPDGSRIYVGGDFTQADGQVRNRIAAYSTATGQLVAEWRPSVNGQVRAIAATNSSVYLGGSFTSVGSVSRHRLAAVAANGPLLPWAPRPGSGPLLNRDGKTTRSDVVMALVLTGGGSQVVAAGRFDTLNGTKATGVGALDARTGQTRPFNVNRILTNQGVNSAVYSLSTDGVNVYGTAYDFYGPGNLEGAFSATADGGILNWINECHGDTYSSFPFRGALYLASHAHVCSNIGGFPEQNPRVFKYATAMSLAATGKTGTATLTNSRLADGRWSGALMQFRPAPSLLPWFPTMGMGTYTGQLQAGWSVAAAGDYVVYGGEFPHVNGVRQQGLVRYAMPSVAPNKVGPSAANLTPTVTSPVGGMARLSWRATSDQDNEWLTYRVYRDGNTATPVHEMTRRNMWWTAPAMHFTDLRVPAGTHTYRVTAVDPMGNQASSPWTTVQVAAGSVARRPYADAVRADGASSYWPLGESSGSTAFDHAGLTDLPVNSGITRGQPGALSGDADTAYRFSGTNTGLLATQTAVPGPNVFSIETWFKTTSTTGGKIVGFGNSRTTANSTSLDRHLYMDAAGRLLFGVHTGTRQVISPPTAYNDGRWHHVVASLGPAGMALYVDGVLAASRAGVTSGQPYSGYWRIGGDATWAGAQYFNGVIDDVAIYPVALRADRVAAHHRLGVSGGSVNRAPEPRFTVEVDGAAAFFDAQASADPDGQIASYAWNFGDGTTGSGATTGHAYAAAGTYPVTLTVTDDDGATASVTEQVTVTAAPAGVLAADDFNRSVTGGLGSAGVGGPWAVAVGADRQSVTPGVAELGLPAAGNNTGSYLPGVSHTAVDVRTSFRLSSMPTGAGTYVHVTGRRVGSGEEYRVRVRVAADGSVGLALSRLSGGTEAWPGGEQMVPGLTYAPGTTLHVRVQVSGTGSTDIRATVWAAGSPEPAAPQLSRTDTTAALQTVGSVGLAASRPTSATAATAVRFTSFIVTAVHPD, encoded by the coding sequence ATGACCGCACACGGGACGACGTCCCACAGGTTCCGCCGAGCAGTGGCCGGGCTGGCCGCAGTGCTCGTCCTGGCGGGAGCCGGGGTGGCCGCACCGACGGCCGCGCGCGCCGATTCGGCGCCGCAGAACCCCGCCGATCCGGCCACGCCCACCACCGTGACCGCGGACCCGCTGCCCACCGTGCAGATCAACGGCGTGGTCTGGTCGCAGGTCGTCGTCGGCAACACCGTCTACGCGGCGGGCAAGTTCACCCGCGCCCGTCCCGCCGGGGCCGCCCCCGGGACGCAGGAGACCGTGCGGAACAACCTCCTGGCCTACGACATCCGCACCGGCGAGCTGATCACCTCCTTCGCGCCCAGCCTCAACGCGCAGGCGCTGGTGGTCACCGCATCGCCGGACGGGTCACGCATCTACGTCGGAGGCGACTTCACGCAGGCCGACGGGCAGGTGCGCAATCGGATCGCCGCCTACAGCACCGCGACCGGCCAGCTGGTCGCGGAGTGGCGGCCGAGCGTCAACGGCCAGGTGCGGGCGATCGCGGCCACGAACAGCTCGGTCTACCTGGGTGGTTCGTTCACGTCCGTCGGCTCCGTCTCCCGCCATCGCCTGGCCGCCGTCGCGGCGAACGGGCCGCTGCTGCCCTGGGCGCCGCGACCCGGGTCCGGGCCGCTGCTGAACCGGGACGGCAAGACGACCCGAAGTGACGTCGTCATGGCTCTGGTGCTGACCGGGGGCGGCTCCCAGGTCGTCGCCGCCGGCCGCTTCGACACCCTCAACGGCACCAAGGCGACCGGTGTGGGCGCTCTGGACGCCAGAACGGGCCAGACACGTCCGTTCAACGTCAACCGGATCCTCACCAACCAGGGCGTCAACTCCGCCGTGTACAGCCTGTCGACCGACGGGGTGAACGTGTACGGCACGGCCTACGACTTCTACGGCCCCGGGAACCTCGAGGGCGCCTTCTCGGCCACGGCCGACGGCGGGATCCTCAACTGGATCAACGAGTGCCACGGCGACACCTACTCCAGCTTCCCGTTCCGGGGCGCGCTGTACCTGGCCAGCCATGCCCATGTCTGCAGCAACATCGGCGGCTTCCCGGAGCAGAACCCCCGCGTCTTCAAGTACGCGACGGCCATGAGCCTGGCGGCCACCGGCAAGACCGGCACCGCCACCTTGACCAACAGCCGGCTCGCCGACGGCAGGTGGAGCGGCGCGCTCATGCAGTTCCGACCGGCGCCCTCGCTGCTGCCGTGGTTCCCCACGATGGGCATGGGCACCTACACCGGGCAGCTCCAGGCCGGCTGGAGCGTCGCGGCCGCCGGTGACTACGTCGTCTACGGCGGTGAGTTCCCACACGTCAACGGTGTGCGGCAACAGGGGCTCGTGCGGTATGCGATGCCCTCGGTCGCGCCCAACAAGGTCGGGCCGAGCGCGGCCAACCTGACTCCGACCGTGACCTCTCCCGTGGGTGGCATGGCCCGGTTGTCCTGGCGCGCCACGAGCGACCAGGACAACGAGTGGCTGACCTACCGCGTCTACCGGGACGGCAACACCGCCACGCCCGTGCACGAGATGACCCGCCGCAACATGTGGTGGACCGCGCCGGCCATGCACTTCACCGACCTCCGGGTGCCTGCCGGAACCCACACGTACCGGGTCACCGCCGTGGACCCCATGGGCAACCAGGCGAGCTCTCCGTGGACCACCGTGCAGGTGGCGGCGGGCAGCGTCGCCCGGCGCCCGTACGCCGACGCGGTCCGGGCGGACGGCGCGAGCAGCTACTGGCCGCTCGGGGAGTCCTCGGGCAGCACGGCGTTCGACCACGCAGGCCTGACCGACCTCCCGGTGAACAGCGGGATCACGCGCGGTCAGCCCGGAGCGCTCAGCGGCGACGCCGACACCGCCTACCGGTTCAGCGGCACCAACACCGGTCTGCTGGCGACGCAGACCGCGGTGCCCGGACCGAACGTCTTCTCGATCGAGACCTGGTTCAAGACGACGTCGACGACCGGCGGGAAGATCGTCGGTTTCGGCAACTCCCGGACCACCGCCAACAGCACCAGCCTCGACCGGCACCTGTACATGGACGCCGCTGGACGGCTGCTGTTCGGGGTGCACACCGGCACCCGGCAGGTCATCAGCCCCCCGACTGCCTACAACGACGGCCGGTGGCACCACGTCGTGGCGTCGCTGGGCCCTGCCGGCATGGCGCTGTACGTCGACGGGGTCCTGGCGGCCTCGCGTGCGGGTGTCACGTCGGGCCAGCCCTACAGCGGCTACTGGCGCATCGGGGGGGACGCCACCTGGGCGGGCGCGCAGTACTTCAACGGCGTGATCGACGACGTGGCGATCTACCCCGTCGCGCTGCGAGCCGACCGGGTCGCCGCCCACCACCGCCTGGGTGTGTCGGGCGGGTCGGTCAACCGTGCACCCGAGCCCCGGTTCACCGTCGAGGTGGACGGCGCCGCGGCGTTCTTCGACGCCCAGGCATCCGCCGACCCCGACGGGCAGATCGCCTCCTACGCCTGGAACTTCGGCGACGGCACGACCGGTTCGGGCGCGACGACGGGACACGCGTACGCGGCCGCCGGCACCTACCCGGTGACGTTGACCGTGACCGATGACGACGGCGCGACGGCGTCGGTCACCGAGCAGGTGACGGTCACGGCAGCTCCTGCGGGTGTGCTCGCCGCGGACGATTTCAACCGGTCCGTGACCGGCGGGCTGGGCAGCGCCGGCGTGGGCGGCCCGTGGGCGGTTGCCGTCGGAGCGGACCGGCAGTCGGTGACGCCGGGGGTGGCCGAGCTGGGCCTCCCGGCTGCCGGCAACAACACCGGGTCCTACCTGCCCGGGGTCTCGCACACCGCGGTGGACGTCCGGACCTCCTTCCGGTTGTCCTCGATGCCGACGGGAGCGGGCACGTACGTGCACGTGACCGGACGCCGGGTCGGGTCGGGGGAGGAGTACCGGGTGCGCGTGCGGGTGGCCGCGGACGGGTCGGTCGGCCTGGCCCTGTCCCGCCTGTCCGGGGGGACCGAGGCGTGGCCCGGTGGCGAGCAGATGGTGCCGGGGTTGACCTACGCGCCCGGGACGACGCTGCACGTGCGGGTCCAGGTCTCGGGTACGGGGAGCACCGACATCCGCGCCACGGTGTGGGCGGCCGGCTCTCCCGAGCCCGCGGCGCCGCAGCTGTCCCGGACCGACACCACGGCCGCGCTGCAGACCGTCGGCAGCGTGGGTCTGGCGGCCTCCCGGCCCACCAGTGCGACCGCGGCGACCGCGGTGCGGTTCACCAGCTTCATCGTGACCGCGGTCCACCCGGACTGA